One genomic window of Nakamurella panacisegetis includes the following:
- a CDS encoding ArsR/SmtB family transcription factor produces the protein MARAATTSDVFNAIAEPQRRDILVLLRAGERPVTELAQQLGMSQPGASKHLRVLREVGLVRDRKAGKQRLYGLDARGLRGVHEWTGGFERFFNESFDRLDAYVQNLMQTQQEE, from the coding sequence ATGGCGAGAGCAGCGACGACATCGGACGTCTTCAACGCGATCGCCGAGCCGCAGCGCCGGGACATCCTGGTGCTGCTGCGGGCCGGCGAGCGACCCGTGACCGAACTGGCCCAACAATTGGGCATGTCCCAACCGGGGGCATCCAAGCACCTGCGGGTGCTGCGGGAGGTCGGGCTGGTGCGCGACCGCAAAGCCGGCAAGCAGCGCCTGTACGGGCTCGACGCGCGCGGACTGCGCGGCGTCCACGAGTGGACCGGCGGATTCGAACGGTTCTTCAACGAGAGTTTCGACCGGCTCGACGCATACGTGCAGAACCTCATGCAGACACAACAGGAGGAGTGA
- a CDS encoding lysophospholipid acyltransferase family protein encodes MGERASWVYRGVMVLTWPLVRWWGRLMVEGIEALPRSGPVLIFANHDSAWDPLVIAGAARHRQICALAKATLWRHRAIGWVLDGMGQIPIRRGEHDALAISTAADVLTAGGCVGIFPEGTVSRGRTLRARSGAGRLALDVPTATIVCAAVTGSADIVRWPTRPRLRVHFFRPAGGQPHPGENAHDVSARILAELRADAPVVATGRHPGVGRSDSRAAAPSSRSEE; translated from the coding sequence GTGGGCGAACGTGCCAGCTGGGTGTACCGCGGCGTGATGGTGCTGACCTGGCCGCTCGTGCGTTGGTGGGGCCGACTCATGGTGGAGGGCATCGAGGCCCTGCCCCGGTCGGGGCCGGTGTTGATCTTCGCCAACCACGACAGCGCGTGGGACCCGCTCGTGATCGCCGGCGCGGCGCGGCACCGCCAGATCTGCGCCTTGGCCAAGGCGACGCTGTGGCGCCATCGGGCGATCGGCTGGGTGCTGGACGGAATGGGCCAGATCCCCATCCGACGCGGGGAGCACGACGCACTGGCCATCAGCACCGCCGCCGACGTGCTGACCGCCGGAGGTTGCGTCGGGATATTCCCTGAGGGGACGGTCTCGCGCGGCCGCACCCTCCGGGCGCGCAGCGGAGCCGGACGTCTGGCCCTGGACGTTCCTACCGCGACGATCGTCTGCGCCGCGGTGACGGGCTCGGCGGACATCGTGCGATGGCCCACCCGTCCCCGGCTTCGTGTGCACTTCTTCCGGCCGGCCGGTGGTCAGCCGCACCCGGGCGAGAACGCCCACGACGTGTCGGCGCGGATCCTGGCCGAGCTCCGGGCGGATGCCCCGGTGGTGGCGACCGGCCGTCATCCAGGGGTCGGTCGATCGGACTCCCGCGCCGCGGCCCCTTCGTCGAGATCCGAGGAATGA
- a CDS encoding SRPBCC family protein, whose product MATTEQDTATQSPTAEREIVVTRIISAPRELVFEAFTEVRHLSQWWGPDGFTTTTRAFEFRVGGDWDFVMHGPDGTEYQEWISWTEITPPERITLRHGESQDDPNAFESVVTFAPDGPATRIQLHTVFPTKALRDEAVEKYHAVEGGRQTLNNLAAYVSEVLQKTEAR is encoded by the coding sequence ATGGCAACAACGGAGCAGGACACGGCCACCCAATCGCCGACCGCCGAGCGCGAGATCGTGGTCACCCGGATCATCAGCGCTCCGCGGGAGCTGGTGTTCGAAGCGTTCACCGAAGTCCGGCATCTGTCGCAGTGGTGGGGGCCCGATGGGTTCACCACCACCACGCGAGCCTTCGAGTTCCGCGTCGGCGGGGACTGGGACTTCGTCATGCACGGACCGGACGGGACGGAATACCAGGAATGGATCTCCTGGACCGAGATCACCCCGCCAGAGCGGATCACGTTGCGCCACGGCGAATCCCAGGACGATCCGAACGCCTTCGAATCGGTCGTGACGTTCGCCCCCGACGGCCCGGCAACCCGGATCCAGTTGCACACGGTCTTTCCCACCAAGGCGCTCCGCGACGAGGCGGTCGAGAAGTACCACGCGGTCGAAGGTGGTCGGCAGACACTGAACAACCTCGCGGCCTACGTCAGCGAGGTCCTGCAGAAGACAGAGGCGCGCTGA
- a CDS encoding alpha/beta fold hydrolase → METILIPPLLCSPKVYAPILDTVWSHGSVVVADTLHDETIAGMATRILRDGPARFALLGTSMGGYVALEVMRQAPGRVAGLALVSTSARADSDEQLAARRRQSQLVEQGHFGKLVDAAFPGLVAERNESDPNLLQAWRSMASTVGPDGFLRQQAAAMDRSDARDVLPDITCPTFVIHGAQDRLIPMDAGQELADLVPTSTLRIIEDAGHFLFLERPDELTAMVEEFLGAVRFSSR, encoded by the coding sequence ATGGAAACGATCCTCATCCCGCCTCTGCTGTGCTCCCCGAAGGTGTATGCGCCGATCCTGGACACCGTGTGGTCCCACGGTTCGGTGGTCGTGGCCGACACGCTGCACGACGAGACGATTGCCGGGATGGCCACCCGGATCCTTCGGGACGGTCCGGCCCGGTTCGCCCTTCTCGGGACCAGCATGGGCGGGTACGTCGCCCTGGAAGTGATGCGCCAGGCTCCGGGGCGGGTCGCCGGGCTGGCTCTGGTCAGCACCTCCGCGCGGGCCGATTCCGACGAACAGCTCGCCGCTCGCCGCAGGCAGTCCCAACTGGTTGAACAGGGTCACTTCGGCAAGCTCGTCGATGCCGCCTTCCCCGGGCTGGTGGCCGAACGCAACGAATCGGACCCGAACCTGTTGCAGGCCTGGCGTTCGATGGCATCAACCGTCGGACCCGACGGCTTCCTGCGGCAGCAGGCCGCGGCCATGGATCGCAGCGATGCCCGCGACGTCCTCCCGGACATCACCTGCCCGACATTCGTCATCCATGGGGCGCAGGACCGGCTCATCCCGATGGACGCCGGACAGGAGCTCGCCGACCTCGTTCCGACCAGCACGCTGCGAATCATCGAGGATGCCGGCCACTTCCTCTTCCTCGAACGACCCGATGAGCTGACCGCGATGGTCGAGGAATTCCTCGGAGCGGTCCGGTTCTCCTCCCGTTAG
- the trhA gene encoding PAQR family membrane homeostasis protein TrhA has protein sequence MARSRRLNGDGPPGRSEDGHVHPPVSPEQLYDARRQVFYAKPLWRGWMHLAFFELSLVCGTLLVVWARGSSEIIGAIVYAVTLGAMFGVSALYHRGRWAERSRVALQRLDHLMIFLMIAGTSTPIFLVAAPGPFGITCLIIVWSLTAMLSVTHLTWMNAPDRLVGGSYIGLGAVAAAGLPAIWIHAGTAAGILMIAGGVLYIVGAVSYYERWPDVRPTTFGYHEFFHTYVSLAATCHFVAIALLITS, from the coding sequence ATGGCAAGGAGCAGACGCCTCAACGGTGACGGGCCGCCGGGTCGGTCGGAAGACGGCCACGTCCATCCCCCGGTCTCACCGGAGCAGCTGTACGACGCTCGCCGTCAAGTGTTCTACGCCAAACCGCTGTGGCGTGGATGGATGCATCTGGCCTTCTTCGAGCTGTCGCTGGTCTGCGGCACCCTGCTGGTCGTCTGGGCCAGGGGGTCATCCGAGATCATCGGCGCCATCGTGTACGCCGTGACGCTCGGGGCGATGTTCGGTGTCAGCGCGCTGTACCACCGCGGGCGTTGGGCCGAACGGAGCCGAGTGGCCCTGCAACGGCTGGACCACCTGATGATCTTCCTGATGATCGCCGGAACGTCGACGCCGATCTTCCTGGTGGCCGCCCCGGGACCGTTCGGCATCACCTGTCTGATCATCGTCTGGTCGCTCACCGCGATGCTGTCGGTGACCCATCTGACCTGGATGAACGCGCCCGACCGGCTGGTCGGGGGCAGCTACATCGGCCTCGGTGCGGTTGCTGCGGCCGGACTGCCGGCCATCTGGATCCACGCCGGGACCGCAGCCGGGATCCTGATGATCGCCGGAGGTGTGCTCTACATCGTCGGTGCCGTCAGCTACTACGAGCGATGGCCCGATGTCCGACCGACCACCTTCGGCTATCACGAGTTCTTCCACACCTACGTGTCCCTCGCGGCCACCTGCCACTTCGTCGCCATCGCGCTATTGATCACGTCCTGA
- a CDS encoding copper resistance D family protein, which translates to MSVPSPHIDGTLLSAVPAPSTPLGSFADSAVAFAMWATLMGFVGLVALMLVSTGPAARRIGAETWGRVTVRPARVAVVLGLLAVLAVLTDLARGASKAGGFDYGAAWDTLFDGTNSGRLSGLEVTFSVVGAALMLPFTVRRFAARPRPTWLLGLSLTAGVIALGATKFPSKTPTNWGRTAFDTLVWMLHLIGGAVWIGGVAGLLLLALPGAVRPAERGEFWAPAIRRFSIAAMTCVGALVLSGLFLYWGHVDGPSQLFTTMYGRVLGVKILIFGVVLLLGVVNQFWLHPRIEALRVAGDERPLRIILARQFPLVVAVEVLLGLAVLFVAPFLHGSARNQAFQAAVAQQATAAIGQLPRIPAKVVTPSTWVWGTIETVVVIVVMVAGYRFSGRMAKRRVLSNPLGPGGRASRELLSEGSH; encoded by the coding sequence ATGTCCGTTCCCAGTCCCCACATCGATGGGACCCTGCTGTCCGCCGTACCGGCCCCGTCGACGCCGTTGGGTTCGTTCGCGGACAGCGCGGTTGCCTTTGCCATGTGGGCGACCCTGATGGGGTTCGTCGGACTGGTGGCGCTGATGCTGGTGTCGACCGGCCCCGCGGCCCGGCGGATCGGCGCGGAGACCTGGGGCCGCGTCACCGTCCGGCCGGCCCGTGTCGCCGTCGTGCTCGGGCTGCTGGCGGTCCTGGCGGTGCTGACCGACCTGGCCCGTGGCGCGTCGAAGGCGGGCGGTTTCGACTACGGCGCCGCGTGGGACACGTTGTTCGACGGCACCAACTCGGGCCGGTTGTCCGGCCTCGAGGTGACCTTCTCGGTGGTCGGGGCGGCCCTGATGCTGCCGTTCACGGTCCGCCGCTTCGCCGCGCGGCCCAGACCGACGTGGCTTCTCGGCCTCAGCCTGACGGCCGGGGTGATTGCCCTGGGCGCCACGAAGTTCCCGTCCAAGACGCCGACGAACTGGGGGCGCACCGCCTTCGACACCCTGGTCTGGATGTTGCACCTGATCGGAGGCGCCGTGTGGATCGGCGGTGTGGCCGGGTTGCTTCTGCTGGCCCTGCCCGGCGCTGTCCGACCGGCCGAACGCGGCGAGTTCTGGGCACCGGCGATCCGCCGGTTCTCGATCGCCGCGATGACGTGCGTCGGGGCGCTCGTGCTGTCCGGGCTGTTCCTGTACTGGGGGCACGTCGACGGACCCTCCCAGCTGTTCACGACCATGTACGGGCGGGTGCTCGGGGTGAAGATCCTGATCTTCGGTGTGGTGCTGTTGCTCGGCGTGGTCAACCAGTTCTGGCTGCACCCCCGGATCGAGGCGCTGCGCGTCGCCGGGGACGAGAGACCCCTCCGCATCATCCTGGCCCGGCAGTTCCCACTGGTGGTGGCGGTCGAGGTGCTGCTCGGGCTGGCGGTGCTGTTCGTGGCGCCCTTCCTGCACGGCTCGGCCCGGAACCAGGCGTTCCAGGCGGCCGTCGCGCAGCAGGCCACCGCGGCCATCGGCCAGCTGCCGAGGATCCCGGCCAAGGTGGTCACGCCCTCGACCTGGGTGTGGGGGACGATCGAGACCGTCGTCGTCATCGTCGTGATGGTCGCCGGATACCGGTTCTCCGGACGCATGGCCAAGCGTCGTGTGCTGTCCAACCCACTCGGCCCGGGTGGCCGCGCAAGCCGTGAACTGCTGTCCGAGGGGTCGCACTGA
- a CDS encoding dienelactone hydrolase family protein, producing MQCTSEQHLDGDILERRFVLGEIPGILWTPASASASSPVPLILLGHPGGLPRMHPRLLERARRSTAAGYACATIELPGSGDRPRSAAAEQARTDLHRTLAAGQRIDGELIDRLVLPLVDAAVPEWRAVLDDLLGRPEIDGPVGYAGGIISIGIRLAVVEPRIAAAVLFAGSYVPRSLFEEAPRVRIPLLVLLQWDDEDNDRQMALDLFDAFGTTEKTLHANMGGHTRVPAFEGEDGNRFFARHLR from the coding sequence ATGCAGTGCACCTCTGAACAACACCTCGACGGCGACATTCTCGAACGTCGCTTCGTCCTCGGTGAGATCCCCGGCATCCTGTGGACGCCCGCATCGGCGTCGGCGTCCTCCCCGGTCCCGTTGATCCTGCTGGGGCATCCTGGCGGGCTGCCGAGGATGCACCCCCGGCTGCTCGAGCGGGCTCGTCGCTCCACCGCGGCCGGGTACGCCTGCGCCACCATCGAGCTGCCCGGAAGTGGTGACCGGCCCCGTTCCGCGGCCGCCGAGCAGGCCCGCACCGACCTGCACCGGACGCTGGCGGCCGGCCAGCGGATCGACGGGGAGCTGATCGACCGGCTCGTCCTTCCCCTGGTCGACGCGGCCGTCCCGGAATGGCGGGCCGTCCTGGACGACCTGCTCGGGCGCCCCGAGATCGATGGCCCGGTCGGCTATGCGGGCGGGATCATCTCCATCGGCATCCGGCTGGCGGTGGTCGAGCCGCGCATCGCGGCGGCCGTTCTGTTCGCCGGGAGCTACGTGCCCCGCTCCCTGTTCGAGGAGGCCCCGCGGGTCAGGATCCCGCTGCTGGTCCTGCTCCAGTGGGACGACGAGGACAACGACCGGCAGATGGCGCTGGACCTGTTCGATGCGTTCGGCACCACCGAGAAGACGTTGCATGCCAACATGGGTGGGCACACCCGCGTCCCGGCGTTCGAGGGGGAAGATGGGAACCGGTTCTTCGCCCGGCACCTGAGATGA
- a CDS encoding dihydrofolate reductase family protein, giving the protein MAGRVFFSVSMSLDGFIAPASIGELMGRQWMELQRWVFPTRFFRENLTMGAGGEEGRDNDIAQQTHLRTGANVMGKRMFDAGEQMWPENAPFHTPVFVLTHEKRDPWERLGGTTFHFVNSGIESALDQARQAAGDRDVRISGGGATILQYLNAGLIDEFTIALSPVLFGSGIRLFEEVDASRVALEQVHAESTPRVTHLTYAVRER; this is encoded by the coding sequence ATGGCCGGCCGGGTCTTCTTCAGCGTGTCCATGTCGCTGGACGGGTTCATCGCCCCCGCGTCGATCGGGGAGTTGATGGGCCGGCAGTGGATGGAACTGCAGCGATGGGTCTTCCCCACCCGGTTCTTCCGGGAGAACCTGACCATGGGCGCGGGCGGCGAGGAAGGGCGCGACAACGACATCGCGCAACAGACGCATCTGCGCACCGGCGCGAACGTGATGGGCAAGCGCATGTTCGACGCCGGTGAGCAGATGTGGCCGGAGAATGCGCCGTTCCACACGCCGGTCTTCGTCCTGACCCACGAGAAGCGTGACCCGTGGGAGCGACTGGGGGGCACCACCTTCCACTTCGTCAACTCGGGGATCGAGTCCGCGCTCGACCAGGCCCGCCAGGCCGCCGGCGACCGGGACGTCCGCATCTCCGGCGGCGGGGCCACGATCCTTCAGTACCTGAACGCCGGCCTCATCGACGAGTTCACGATCGCCCTCTCCCCCGTCCTCTTCGGCTCCGGAATCCGCCTGTTCGAGGAGGTGGACGCGAGTCGCGTGGCCCTGGAGCAGGTCCACGCAGAATCGACGCCGCGGGTGACCCATCTGACCTACGCCGTCCGGGAGCGGTGA
- a CDS encoding ATP-binding protein, giving the protein MPNPFHASFGVSPPLLVGRESVLEDFVEALEDGPGSSGRASLYTGARGAGKTVMLNAVEDRARALGWLVVSETATAGFVDRMTQQHLPKLLREFDPEAVQRRLKGMTAPLNIGRVDWDTVERHVVQVGLRNQLEVLTDLLSEHGTGVLITLDEIHQNQLAELREIATTVQHAFREGRELAFAGAGLAASVADVVNDDVLTFLRRAERHSLGSVPRTEVERGFREPIEAAGRHIGAEALQIMVDGTNGYPFLLQLVGAQTWRLHPGQEEITTVDAAEGVARARLRLGALIHEPALSAASDIDKRFLLAMAHDDGPSKMADIQRRLAVDVNYASQYRLRLIAAELIYSTRRGYVDFALPYLREYLRDQATTDL; this is encoded by the coding sequence ATGCCGAACCCGTTCCACGCCAGTTTCGGGGTGAGCCCGCCGTTGCTGGTCGGCCGCGAGTCGGTCCTGGAGGACTTCGTCGAAGCGCTCGAGGACGGGCCCGGGTCGTCCGGCCGCGCGTCGCTGTACACCGGTGCCCGAGGCGCGGGCAAGACCGTGATGCTCAACGCGGTCGAGGACCGCGCCCGTGCGCTCGGGTGGTTGGTGGTCAGCGAGACCGCAACCGCGGGTTTCGTCGACCGGATGACGCAGCAGCACCTGCCGAAGCTATTGCGCGAGTTCGACCCGGAGGCGGTGCAGCGGCGGCTGAAGGGGATGACGGCGCCACTGAACATCGGCCGGGTCGACTGGGACACGGTGGAGCGGCACGTGGTGCAGGTCGGGCTACGCAACCAGCTCGAGGTGCTCACCGACCTGCTGTCCGAGCACGGCACGGGCGTTCTGATCACCCTGGACGAGATCCACCAGAACCAGCTGGCCGAGCTGCGCGAGATCGCTACCACGGTGCAGCACGCCTTCCGGGAAGGGCGCGAGCTCGCCTTCGCCGGGGCCGGCCTGGCCGCCAGTGTCGCCGACGTCGTCAACGACGACGTGCTGACCTTCCTGCGGCGGGCCGAACGGCATTCACTCGGGTCCGTTCCGCGCACGGAGGTGGAGCGTGGCTTCCGCGAGCCCATCGAGGCGGCCGGCCGCCACATCGGCGCCGAAGCGTTGCAGATCATGGTCGACGGTACGAACGGCTACCCCTTCCTGCTGCAGCTGGTGGGGGCGCAGACCTGGCGGCTGCACCCGGGCCAGGAGGAGATCACCACCGTCGACGCGGCCGAGGGCGTGGCCAGGGCGCGACTCCGGCTGGGGGCGTTGATCCACGAACCGGCGCTGAGCGCCGCCTCCGACATCGACAAGAGGTTCCTCCTGGCGATGGCCCACGACGACGGCCCGTCCAAGATGGCCGACATCCAGCGGAGGCTCGCCGTCGACGTCAACTACGCGAGCCAGTACCGGTTGCGTCTGATCGCGGCCGAGCTCATCTACTCGACCCGCCGCGGGTACGTCGACTTCGCCTTGCCCTATCTGCGCGAGTACCTGCGCGACCAGGCAACCACCGACCTCTGA
- a CDS encoding TerD family protein gives MSESDETPRRLAKGANVGLRELDAELGSVTVVLESGGAEGRPVAADVSVLLLGESGKVRSDDDLVFYNQPVALGGAVHLREKVRSEADEPADANDGISADVVTLELDNVPDDIRSIVLAASLDPLSEVTFGDATVLSLRLQRTADAHDLLSFPIEGASTETALLFGEFYRRNGDWRVRAVGQGYDGGLAALLCAHGIEVEEQVTATSVEAVPEPPEALPDEIDQSTRESLEEAASDEARPIAKRISVRRPIRAPRMPADWGATIPTEDGTDWQQARLFPVAGIGSGEEQERRATSALLAVMTLVKEFGRVLISRCGAPAGTLETFIEVPFGHDEEAYRPDGVIRVRRGQRTWQALVEVKTGVGKLRLEQVDSYVDIARDKGYDAVVTISNELSGSDESPVAIDRRKLRKVKLAHLSWDQIRTDALLLLKNRGVADPTQRRVLEEFVRYMKHPRAGLPGFNDMGPRWVGVRDAVKAKTLRSGDKNTVEVSNRFDQLIQRVAFELSVLLGVQVQALPPRNAADAATRCQQLADSGLLFGTLRVPGAVDLIVVSADLRAERVGCSIQIDAPREGRPTTRVKWLLRQLPDESRDSLRIEAALAGGRGASTAQLMGALRKNPDSLLPADGRDIRGFKVVMEAQIGSKRAAAPGGFIKSVQDIANVFYAEVVQNLHPWSAKPPRLVTEPD, from the coding sequence GTGAGCGAGAGCGATGAGACGCCCCGGCGATTGGCCAAAGGCGCGAACGTTGGTTTGCGAGAGTTGGACGCCGAGCTGGGCTCGGTCACTGTCGTCCTGGAGTCAGGTGGTGCTGAAGGTAGACCCGTGGCTGCGGACGTAAGCGTCCTGCTGCTTGGCGAGAGCGGCAAAGTCAGAAGCGATGACGACCTTGTCTTCTACAACCAGCCCGTGGCGCTCGGAGGGGCTGTTCATCTCCGGGAGAAGGTCCGCTCCGAGGCCGACGAACCCGCGGACGCGAACGACGGAATCTCTGCCGACGTCGTCACCCTTGAACTGGACAATGTTCCGGATGACATCCGGAGCATAGTCTTGGCCGCCAGTCTGGACCCTCTCTCCGAGGTTACTTTCGGGGATGCCACAGTCTTGTCGCTCCGCTTGCAGCGGACAGCGGACGCTCACGATCTCCTGAGCTTCCCGATCGAGGGTGCCAGCACGGAGACCGCCCTGCTGTTCGGGGAGTTCTATCGCCGGAACGGCGATTGGCGCGTCAGGGCGGTTGGGCAGGGGTACGACGGCGGGTTGGCCGCCTTGCTCTGCGCGCATGGGATCGAGGTAGAAGAACAAGTCACAGCAACGAGTGTCGAGGCTGTCCCCGAGCCGCCGGAAGCATTGCCCGACGAGATCGACCAGTCCACCCGCGAGTCGCTTGAAGAGGCCGCCTCGGATGAAGCACGACCGATCGCGAAGCGGATTTCGGTCCGTCGACCGATCAGGGCCCCACGCATGCCGGCCGACTGGGGCGCGACGATTCCGACCGAAGATGGGACCGACTGGCAGCAGGCCCGCCTGTTTCCCGTGGCTGGTATCGGAAGTGGTGAGGAACAGGAGCGCCGGGCGACGTCGGCCCTCCTTGCTGTCATGACTCTCGTCAAGGAGTTCGGTCGTGTCCTGATATCCCGTTGCGGCGCCCCTGCCGGTACGCTTGAGACCTTCATCGAGGTGCCATTCGGACACGATGAAGAGGCGTACCGCCCCGACGGAGTCATCAGGGTGAGGCGCGGCCAGCGAACCTGGCAAGCCCTTGTCGAGGTCAAGACCGGCGTCGGAAAGTTGAGGCTCGAGCAGGTCGACAGCTACGTCGACATCGCTCGCGACAAGGGGTACGACGCGGTCGTCACGATCAGCAATGAGTTGAGCGGGTCGGATGAGAGCCCGGTCGCCATCGACCGGCGCAAACTCCGAAAAGTGAAGCTGGCGCATCTGTCTTGGGACCAGATACGCACCGACGCCCTCCTCCTGCTCAAGAATCGGGGGGTGGCCGATCCCACTCAACGTCGTGTTCTGGAAGAATTCGTCCGGTATATGAAGCATCCACGGGCGGGACTTCCGGGCTTCAACGACATGGGACCTCGGTGGGTCGGGGTACGTGACGCGGTGAAGGCCAAGACTCTTCGCAGCGGTGACAAGAACACCGTGGAGGTCAGCAATCGGTTCGACCAGCTGATCCAGCGAGTGGCCTTCGAACTCTCGGTCCTGCTGGGGGTCCAAGTCCAGGCGCTCCCGCCGCGCAACGCGGCCGACGCAGCCACGCGGTGCCAGCAATTGGCCGACTCGGGTCTGCTGTTCGGCACCTTGCGCGTGCCCGGAGCGGTCGACCTCATCGTCGTCAGTGCCGATCTGCGGGCCGAGCGGGTTGGGTGCTCGATCCAGATAGATGCGCCCCGAGAGGGACGGCCAACGACACGTGTGAAATGGCTCCTCCGACAACTTCCGGACGAGTCGCGTGACAGTCTCAGAATCGAAGCCGCATTGGCCGGCGGCCGGGGAGCCTCGACGGCCCAACTCATGGGAGCTCTGAGGAAGAACCCCGACAGCCTCCTGCCGGCGGATGGCCGCGACATACGCGGATTCAAAGTGGTCATGGAGGCACAAATCGGATCCAAACGAGCGGCCGCTCCGGGCGGATTCATCAAGTCCGTGCAAGACATAGCCAACGTGTTCTATGCCGAAGTTGTCCAAAACCTGCACCCATGGAGTGCCAAGCCACCGCGGCTGGTCACCGAGCCCGACTGA
- the bluB gene encoding 5,6-dimethylbenzimidazole synthase, whose protein sequence is MSDTTNGTDGARWSRPVPLIGDRTSAAQRAEDPTGWAFPEHARDAVYEVIRARRDVRRFRPDPVPQDVLDRVLAAGHAAPSVGHSQPWRFIVIRDAETRERAAVLADRERLVQAAAFDDSSGRQLLDLHLEGIRAAPLGVVIACDRRSPAAGVLGRATFPDADLWSCACAIENIWLAARAEGLGLGWVTLFEPADLAGLLHLPDGVVTLGWLCLGWPDERPPTPGLERAGWSKKSPLSDVVLQERWPTEPGRTPGPPRSHLRAPNQQAVVAARDHSDALLTPPGSLGVLDRALDRLTALRRPDLGAATLVLVGADHPVAAFGVSAYPRTVTRQVMTAAVAGEAAGTAAARSTGMQIVLVDAGIDGLPLPGPVPARPLHPVGDLVTTDALHPLDVRRLIDLGRGVGEEATRSGAVALGEVGIGNTTVAAALTAVLLGLEAADVVGLGAGADTDMLRRKELLIGRSLTRARTVHGDGLSDPMTALAALGGPEFAVLTGVVLGAAGSGVPVILDGLATSVAALLAVRMHPAVAAHLIAGHRSREAAHRAVLHELGQEPLLDLRIRAGEGTGACLATGLLKAALATRAGTGRTATRGRTGPG, encoded by the coding sequence ATGAGTGACACGACGAACGGGACGGACGGCGCCAGGTGGTCCCGTCCGGTCCCGCTGATCGGTGACCGGACCTCGGCTGCCCAGCGAGCCGAGGATCCCACCGGGTGGGCGTTCCCCGAGCACGCCCGGGATGCCGTGTACGAGGTGATCCGGGCCCGGCGGGATGTGCGCCGGTTCCGGCCCGATCCCGTTCCCCAGGACGTGCTGGATCGGGTCCTGGCCGCCGGGCACGCGGCACCGTCGGTCGGGCATTCCCAGCCGTGGCGCTTCATCGTCATCCGCGACGCCGAGACCCGGGAGCGGGCAGCGGTTCTCGCCGATCGGGAACGTCTGGTCCAGGCGGCCGCCTTCGACGACAGTTCCGGTCGTCAGTTGCTGGATCTGCACCTGGAAGGTATCCGGGCGGCGCCGCTGGGTGTCGTCATCGCCTGTGACCGCCGGAGCCCGGCGGCCGGAGTGCTGGGCCGCGCCACCTTCCCGGATGCGGACCTGTGGTCGTGCGCCTGCGCGATCGAGAACATCTGGTTGGCGGCCCGCGCCGAAGGCCTTGGCCTGGGCTGGGTGACCCTGTTCGAACCGGCCGATCTTGCCGGTCTGCTGCACCTGCCCGACGGCGTGGTCACGCTCGGCTGGTTGTGCCTGGGCTGGCCCGACGAGCGACCACCCACCCCAGGACTGGAACGAGCCGGATGGTCGAAGAAGTCACCGCTGTCGGACGTGGTCCTGCAGGAACGGTGGCCAACCGAGCCGGGCCGCACTCCGGGACCGCCGCGTTCGCACCTCCGAGCCCCGAATCAGCAGGCCGTGGTGGCTGCTCGTGACCACTCCGACGCCTTGCTCACCCCACCGGGCTCGCTGGGCGTCCTGGATCGAGCCCTCGACCGGCTGACCGCGCTCCGCCGGCCCGATCTGGGGGCCGCGACGTTGGTCCTGGTCGGCGCCGATCACCCGGTGGCGGCTTTCGGGGTGTCGGCCTATCCGCGGACGGTGACCCGCCAAGTGATGACCGCGGCCGTGGCTGGAGAAGCGGCCGGGACCGCCGCGGCCCGCAGTACCGGTATGCAGATCGTTCTCGTCGACGCCGGCATCGACGGACTGCCGCTGCCCGGCCCGGTGCCGGCCCGCCCACTGCACCCGGTCGGTGACCTGGTCACCACCGACGCCCTGCACCCGCTGGACGTGCGGCGGCTGATCGACCTCGGCCGCGGCGTGGGTGAGGAGGCCACCCGCAGCGGGGCCGTCGCGCTGGGCGAGGTCGGCATCGGCAACACCACCGTCGCCGCCGCGCTGACCGCCGTGCTGCTGGGCCTGGAGGCGGCCGACGTCGTCGGACTCGGCGCCGGCGCCGACACCGACATGCTGCGCCGCAAGGAGCTCCTGATCGGCCGGAGCCTGACCCGCGCCCGCACCGTCCACGGCGACGGGCTGTCCGATCCGATGACCGCCCTGGCGGCCCTGGGCGGCCCCGAATTCGCGGTCCTGACCGGTGTCGTACTCGGCGCCGCAGGCAGCGGGGTCCCGGTGATCCTGGACGGCCTGGCCACCTCGGTCGCCGCGCTGCTCGCGGTCAGGATGCATCCGGCCGTCGCGGCCCACCTGATCGCCGGGCACCGCAGCCGCGAAGCCGCACACCGCGCGGTGCTGCACGAACTGGGTCAGGAACCGTTGCTGGACCTACGGATCCGCGCCGGCGAAGGAACTGGAGCGTGTCTGGCCACGGGACTGCTCAAGGCCGCCCTGGCGACCCGGGCCGGTACCGGCCGCACCGCGACTCGCGGACGAACCGGGCCGGGCTGA